A stretch of Spirosoma oryzicola DNA encodes these proteins:
- a CDS encoding M48 family metallopeptidase, which yields MKRIASLFLIAFGLPTLTFAQLNPSLMQAGLDAINSATLSNDQVVQYSRQAVQQMDAQNPVAGPNDPYTQRLNRIVSRHRTVSGLPINYKVYKVKDVNAFATADGSVRVFKGLMDIMTDNELLAIMGHEIGHVINHDSRDAMKSALRRSAIRNVAASQSGIVGKLSRSQVGGLADNLLGASFSRRQESEADDYSYDFLKRNGYNVIALATSFEKLAKQNGGGGGSVTQILSSHPDSKARAQRVRDRARRDGLVR from the coding sequence ATGAAGCGTATTGCAAGCCTATTCTTGATCGCGTTCGGGTTGCCTACTCTAACGTTCGCGCAACTCAACCCTAGTCTTATGCAAGCGGGACTCGACGCCATAAACTCGGCAACCTTAAGCAACGATCAGGTTGTCCAATACTCCCGACAGGCCGTTCAGCAAATGGATGCTCAAAATCCGGTCGCTGGTCCGAATGATCCGTATACTCAGCGCCTGAACCGAATTGTCAGTCGGCATCGTACCGTCAGCGGATTGCCCATCAACTACAAAGTGTATAAAGTAAAAGACGTCAACGCGTTTGCCACCGCCGACGGTAGTGTTCGCGTTTTCAAAGGGTTGATGGATATTATGACGGATAACGAATTACTGGCTATCATGGGCCACGAAATTGGTCACGTTATCAATCACGACTCACGGGATGCGATGAAAAGTGCGCTTCGTCGCTCTGCCATCCGTAACGTAGCGGCATCCCAATCCGGTATTGTTGGGAAGTTATCCCGCTCCCAGGTCGGGGGGCTTGCCGATAACCTGCTGGGAGCCTCATTTAGTCGTCGTCAGGAAAGCGAAGCCGATGATTATAGCTACGACTTCCTGAAACGAAACGGGTACAATGTAATAGCGCTGGCGACGTCGTTCGAGAAGCTGGCTAAGCAAAATGGGGGAGGTGGAGGAAGCGTTACGCAGATACTGTCATCGCACCCCGATAGCAAAGCGCGGGCTCAACGGGTTCGTGACCGCGCTCGCCGGGACGGCCTGGTTCGCTAA
- a CDS encoding acyltransferase family protein, protein MPSASPLQNKLSSTEQASTIVPPTLRRYDLDWLRVIAIVTLLFYHTGMIYVSWGWHVQSNETSPPMEEVMRWLHRWRMPLLFFISGAGTFFALKKRTFGTYAGERVRRLFIPLVFGMFVIVPPQIYTEWIFRGRFTGSYSEFYPEVFGFQPYHDGGTGGAFSWHHLWFVCYLFLYSILSIPVFRWLKGESGQRFTDRIGRLVARPGGAMWLVGLLIVNDLALGGLFPNETHALINDWAYFMQNLILFWLGYVLISRRDFWQILTDQRRYFLVGTVVCTLLLYSARVFIGPDSINASQLLTTLYSFNGLSLTWFSVLATVAYGYRYLNVNKPILSQLNEAVYPFYILHQTVIVIIGYFVLTRTQLGVYDGFMAVSLSSLVICVAIYLLLIRPFKLTRILFGLK, encoded by the coding sequence ATGCCCTCTGCTTCGCCACTACAGAATAAGCTCTCCTCTACGGAACAGGCTTCCACTATTGTACCGCCAACACTGCGTCGTTACGACCTCGACTGGCTGCGCGTCATTGCCATTGTGACGCTGTTGTTTTACCATACGGGAATGATCTACGTCTCGTGGGGCTGGCACGTACAAAGCAATGAAACAAGTCCGCCGATGGAAGAAGTGATGCGCTGGCTACACCGCTGGCGAATGCCACTCCTGTTCTTTATTTCGGGCGCAGGGACATTTTTCGCGTTGAAAAAGCGCACGTTTGGTACTTATGCGGGGGAGCGTGTCCGGCGGTTGTTTATACCGCTCGTGTTTGGGATGTTCGTGATCGTGCCCCCTCAAATTTATACGGAATGGATTTTTCGAGGGCGATTCACGGGTAGCTATAGCGAGTTTTATCCTGAAGTTTTTGGGTTTCAGCCGTACCACGATGGCGGGACGGGTGGAGCTTTTAGCTGGCATCACCTGTGGTTTGTGTGCTACCTGTTTTTGTATTCGATTCTGAGCATTCCCGTATTCCGGTGGCTGAAAGGAGAATCTGGACAACGCTTCACGGACCGGATCGGACGGTTAGTGGCGCGACCGGGCGGAGCGATGTGGCTGGTTGGTTTGCTCATTGTGAACGATCTTGCTCTGGGTGGGCTCTTCCCCAATGAGACTCATGCGTTAATCAATGACTGGGCGTACTTTATGCAAAACCTAATCCTGTTCTGGCTGGGGTATGTGTTGATTAGCCGACGCGACTTCTGGCAAATCCTGACTGACCAACGACGTTATTTTCTGGTAGGAACAGTCGTCTGTACTCTTCTTCTTTACAGCGCCCGGGTATTTATAGGTCCCGACAGTATTAACGCTTCTCAACTGCTGACTACGTTATACAGCTTTAACGGCCTTAGCCTAACCTGGTTTTCGGTGCTGGCAACCGTAGCTTACGGCTATCGCTATTTAAACGTGAACAAACCTATTCTTTCGCAGTTGAACGAAGCCGTTTACCCGTTTTACATCCTGCACCAGACCGTCATTGTGATCATTGGGTACTTTGTTCTGACAAGAACTCAATTGGGTGTTTACGATGGATTTATGGCAGTAAGCCTTTCATCATTAGTGATTTGTGTCGCCATTTACCTGCTGTTGATCCGGCCCTTCAAGCTTACTCGTATCCTGTTCGGATTGAAATAA
- a CDS encoding TetR/AcrR family transcriptional regulator, translating into MEKITRNRAQTIQRIVDALEQIIAEGGIEAVGINHIAERAGVSKVLIYRYFGGIEGLLEYFVRMGRLFPHYTPAWLEQIRPAQPSELANIWSSQSLQLFRQLRTSRSARELLKASVKENDSLAETISKAQDDEMTRLVDQLVFIEGCDHHAISAVVLGALSYLTIQAQNDRPVIGIDLRSEDGWQRIEKAVTIICKAIGKMATSSSNTHVATRAVDLKVSSW; encoded by the coding sequence ATGGAAAAAATTACACGTAACCGAGCTCAGACTATCCAGCGAATTGTCGATGCATTAGAGCAGATCATAGCCGAGGGAGGTATTGAAGCAGTGGGTATCAATCACATTGCTGAGAGAGCTGGTGTGAGTAAAGTACTGATCTACCGTTATTTTGGTGGCATTGAGGGCTTATTGGAGTACTTTGTGCGAATGGGGCGACTATTTCCTCACTATACACCCGCTTGGCTAGAGCAGATCAGGCCCGCCCAGCCCAGTGAACTAGCCAATATCTGGTCGAGCCAGTCCTTGCAACTTTTCCGTCAACTTCGCACATCTCGCTCGGCTCGTGAATTACTTAAAGCTTCGGTAAAAGAGAACGACTCATTAGCTGAAACCATCAGCAAAGCGCAGGATGACGAAATGACCCGGTTGGTTGACCAGTTGGTTTTCATTGAAGGTTGTGATCATCACGCGATTTCGGCTGTTGTTTTAGGCGCTTTGTCCTATTTAACCATACAGGCCCAAAATGATCGGCCCGTTATTGGGATCGACTTACGTAGTGAAGACGGTTGGCAACGCATTGAGAAAGCCGTTACCATCATTTGCAAAGCAATTGGCAAAATGGCTACCAGTTCTTCTAACACCCATGTGGCTACCAGAGCTGTCGATTTGAAAGTAAGCAGCTGGTAA
- a CDS encoding sensor histidine kinase, whose translation MNLLPLIRPYLIQPLTYSTIERRYYLLGLPVFVLLGNYYLLGLRYIQEGAAFAIGTVLSVLIYWSLILTLRVVVLGALRRFSQVRQAMLRTLTMLCVAAGVTTGFAVLYVWCYSLIPVLGISFSWGIVQPIWIVSYIFDVFLCTGISVYYTYSQWETHQFENDRLKRIALQHQFEALKGDLNPHFLFNSLNSLSALIGEDTAQAERFVDDLARVYRYLLQAGKHELVSLQVELDYTRVYANLLKTRYGDSLAISFQVADDYRDHHLPPLTMQTLIDNAIKHNIMSVSNPLVIGVTTTPDGSLQARNIVQRKTNRVETTRAGLANLTARYRIISDEKLLIRQEGDWFVVTAPLINLNKV comes from the coding sequence ATGAATTTGTTGCCTCTGATAAGGCCTTACCTCATTCAGCCCCTTACGTATTCCACCATCGAACGCCGGTATTACCTGCTTGGGTTACCGGTTTTTGTGTTGCTGGGTAATTATTACCTACTGGGGCTTCGGTATATCCAGGAAGGGGCGGCCTTTGCCATTGGAACCGTTCTGTCCGTTTTAATTTATTGGTCATTAATACTGACGCTCAGGGTTGTGGTGCTTGGGGCACTCCGCCGGTTTTCTCAGGTGCGGCAGGCAATGCTTCGTACGCTGACCATGCTTTGTGTGGCCGCCGGAGTGACAACTGGGTTTGCCGTATTGTACGTCTGGTGCTACAGTCTGATTCCCGTTCTGGGTATTTCGTTTTCATGGGGTATCGTACAGCCTATCTGGATTGTCAGTTACATTTTCGACGTTTTTCTGTGCACGGGAATCAGCGTTTACTATACGTACTCGCAATGGGAAACGCACCAGTTTGAAAATGATCGCCTGAAGCGTATCGCGTTACAACACCAATTTGAAGCCTTAAAAGGCGATTTGAATCCGCACTTTCTGTTTAATAGCCTAAACTCACTGTCGGCACTCATTGGTGAAGACACGGCTCAGGCTGAGCGATTTGTGGACGATTTAGCGAGGGTGTATCGCTATCTGTTGCAGGCGGGTAAGCATGAACTGGTTTCGCTACAGGTTGAACTGGATTATACCCGGGTATACGCTAATTTGCTGAAAACGCGGTATGGTGATAGTTTGGCTATCAGCTTTCAGGTAGCCGATGACTATCGGGATCATCATTTGCCCCCGTTAACGATGCAAACATTAATCGACAATGCGATCAAGCATAACATCATGTCGGTCTCCAATCCGCTGGTGATTGGGGTAACGACTACGCCAGATGGAAGCCTGCAAGCCCGAAATATTGTGCAACGAAAGACAAATCGGGTAGAAACAACTCGGGCCGGACTAGCAAATCTAACGGCCAGATATCGTATTATTAGCGACGAAAAATTACTGATTCGCCAGGAAGGAGACTGGTTTGTGGTTACGGCACCGTTAATCAATCTGAATAAGGTCTGA
- a CDS encoding UDP-2,3-diacylglucosamine diphosphatase, producing MSNPEIIQLPAGQKVYFASDFHLGTPSSEQSLTRERAIVAWLNEIRSDAEMIFLVGDVFDFWFEYKRSIPKGFIRLQGKLAELTDAGIRIVLFTGNHDMWMDSYFTQEMGIPVYRNPQSYVIGDKRFYVGHGDGLGPGDYTYKKLKRVFESGLARRLFRYLHPDMGIGIAQAWSRRSRISNQSKGEEHFLGEDREWLMLYSREVEAREHHDFYVFGHRHLPLDLAVSPTSRYLNLGEWVNAKTYAVFDGADLQLKTWGK from the coding sequence ATGTCGAATCCAGAAATTATTCAGCTGCCCGCTGGCCAAAAGGTATATTTTGCCTCCGATTTTCACCTCGGAACACCCTCCTCCGAACAGAGTCTTACCCGCGAACGAGCTATTGTCGCCTGGCTCAATGAAATCCGTTCAGACGCAGAAATGATTTTCCTGGTCGGCGATGTGTTTGATTTTTGGTTTGAATACAAGCGCAGTATTCCCAAAGGGTTTATTCGATTGCAGGGGAAACTGGCTGAACTGACGGACGCCGGAATACGTATCGTGTTGTTTACGGGAAATCACGATATGTGGATGGACTCCTATTTTACGCAGGAGATGGGCATCCCCGTTTACCGGAATCCCCAGTCTTATGTTATTGGCGACAAACGGTTTTACGTCGGTCATGGCGATGGACTCGGCCCCGGCGATTATACGTACAAAAAGTTAAAGCGCGTTTTTGAAAGCGGATTGGCCCGACGGCTCTTTCGGTATCTGCATCCTGACATGGGTATTGGCATAGCCCAGGCGTGGTCGCGTCGGAGCCGTATCAGCAATCAGTCGAAAGGAGAGGAGCATTTTCTGGGCGAGGACCGGGAGTGGCTCATGCTTTATTCCCGCGAAGTGGAAGCCCGTGAACATCACGATTTCTACGTTTTTGGGCATCGGCATTTACCCCTCGATCTGGCCGTATCGCCAACTAGTCGCTACCTAAATCTGGGTGAATGGGTAAACGCAAAAACCTACGCGGTATTTGACGGAGCGGACCTGCAATTAAAAACGTGGGGTAAATAG
- a CDS encoding phosphatidate cytidylyltransferase — protein MKQRLASMSNLQQRVIAAIVGVPFIIFMIWYADWTFALLFCVISALTQREFYRLLGLDGFEPLTAYGTLVGCMVCILAYFIETDQIGTGNYFLICPASSMIFLIKLYKKRDMKPFTNIGFTFLGIIYVAMPFALLIILALRGGTFHPMIITGCLLLLWASDIGAYFAGTYFGKRKLFERVSPKKSWEGALGGAAAAGIIALGLALYADELRPWQWYCVGGIIVVTGTYGDLVESLFKRSIAIKDSGSSIPGHGGFLDRFDGLLLAAPFIITFLKLFA, from the coding sequence ATGAAGCAACGTTTAGCTAGCATGTCAAACCTACAGCAGCGGGTTATCGCGGCTATTGTAGGGGTTCCTTTTATTATTTTCATGATTTGGTATGCCGACTGGACGTTCGCGCTGCTATTTTGTGTCATCAGTGCACTCACCCAACGGGAGTTTTATCGCTTGCTGGGCCTCGACGGTTTCGAACCGCTTACCGCTTACGGAACGCTTGTCGGGTGCATGGTCTGCATACTGGCCTACTTCATCGAAACCGACCAAATCGGTACTGGCAACTATTTTCTCATCTGCCCGGCTTCGTCGATGATCTTTCTGATCAAGCTTTACAAGAAGCGCGACATGAAACCGTTTACCAATATCGGTTTTACGTTTTTGGGCATCATCTACGTGGCGATGCCATTTGCCCTGTTGATTATACTAGCGTTGCGCGGAGGCACTTTTCATCCCATGATCATTACGGGTTGCCTGCTGTTGCTGTGGGCCAGTGACATCGGCGCTTATTTTGCCGGTACCTATTTTGGCAAACGCAAATTGTTTGAACGGGTTTCTCCCAAGAAATCGTGGGAAGGAGCGCTTGGGGGCGCGGCAGCCGCAGGCATCATCGCTCTTGGACTGGCCTTGTATGCCGATGAGTTACGTCCCTGGCAATGGTATTGCGTCGGGGGCATCATCGTCGTGACGGGTACCTATGGCGATCTGGTCGAATCGTTATTCAAGCGGAGCATTGCCATTAAAGATTCTGGATCTAGCATTCCGGGCCACGGTGGATTTCTCGACCGCTTCGACGGGCTTTTATTGGCAGCCCCGTTTATTATTACCTTTCTGAAATTATTTGCCTAG
- the bioB gene encoding biotin synthase BioB, whose amino-acid sequence MLRTDWTRAEIAEIYNSPVLDLMYRAATVHRQHHDPQEVQVCTLLSVKTGGCPEDCAYCPQAARYHTAVKVHKLMEVDEVLTAAHRAKETGSTRFCMGAAWREVRDNRDFDKVLEMVQGVNEMGLEVCCTLGMLTESQAQKLKDAGLYAYNHNLDTSEEYYGDIISTRTYDDRLDTLGHARKAGISVCSGGIIGMGESDQDRIGMLHTLATLPQHPESVPVNALVPVEGTPLEEQPRVSVWEMIRMIATARIIMPKAMVRLSAGRVRMNTEEQALCFLAGANSIFAGDKLLTTPNPGEDLDQQLFQTLNIRPRKAFKNGDKPAVTFEQIPMAVH is encoded by the coding sequence ATGCTGCGCACCGATTGGACCCGTGCCGAAATTGCCGAAATATACAATTCCCCCGTTCTGGACCTGATGTACCGGGCCGCTACCGTCCACCGTCAACACCACGATCCGCAGGAAGTACAGGTCTGTACGCTGCTGTCGGTGAAAACGGGCGGTTGCCCCGAAGATTGTGCCTATTGTCCGCAGGCGGCTCGCTATCATACCGCCGTGAAAGTACATAAGCTGATGGAGGTTGATGAGGTGCTAACAGCCGCACACCGGGCCAAAGAAACAGGTAGTACGCGCTTCTGCATGGGAGCCGCCTGGCGTGAAGTGCGTGATAACCGGGATTTCGATAAGGTGCTTGAAATGGTACAGGGCGTCAACGAAATGGGACTGGAAGTATGCTGCACACTTGGTATGCTGACAGAAAGTCAGGCGCAAAAATTAAAAGACGCGGGTCTGTACGCCTACAATCACAACCTGGATACAAGCGAAGAGTATTACGGAGATATCATCAGTACCCGTACCTACGACGACCGGCTGGACACGCTGGGTCATGCGCGTAAAGCGGGTATTTCGGTTTGCTCGGGTGGTATTATCGGCATGGGCGAATCTGATCAGGATCGTATCGGCATGCTGCATACACTGGCGACGCTGCCCCAACACCCTGAATCGGTACCGGTTAATGCGCTCGTTCCCGTAGAAGGAACTCCGCTGGAAGAGCAGCCTCGTGTGTCGGTTTGGGAAATGATTCGGATGATCGCAACGGCCCGGATCATTATGCCGAAAGCCATGGTACGTCTTTCAGCTGGTCGTGTTCGGATGAATACCGAAGAGCAAGCCTTGTGTTTCCTGGCGGGCGCTAATTCCATTTTTGCCGGCGATAAGCTTCTGACAACGCCTAACCCCGGCGAAGATTTGGATCAGCAGTTGTTCCAGACGCTGAATATTCGGCCCCGCAAAGCCTTTAAAAACGGCGATAAGCCCGCCGTTACGTTTGAGCAGATTCCAATGGCGGTGCATTGA
- a CDS encoding putative signal transducing protein, with translation MSENWESIYITPLPHRAELAKALLSEHDIPAVVINKQSSSYPTIGWGKSEVHVLAKDAILAKVILDNEATFS, from the coding sequence ATGAGCGAAAACTGGGAGTCTATTTACATCACCCCTTTACCACACCGGGCCGAACTGGCGAAGGCGTTGTTGAGCGAACACGATATTCCGGCGGTGGTAATTAACAAACAAAGCAGTAGTTATCCAACGATCGGGTGGGGAAAAAGTGAAGTTCACGTATTGGCAAAAGACGCTATTTTGGCCAAAGTAATTCTGGATAATGAAGCAACGTTTAGCTAG
- a CDS encoding CPBP family intramembrane glutamic endopeptidase → MQPFSIPERPLSRPPTLGGLIMLVGFVLIGGVISTLLLFGLLMVVKGIGPTQAQAYLTELAANPQAVPTGWYELMFLQAVNHLGTFLLPSLGYWYLTERRTWDQFNARPISAVAGIGLVSLIVIAFMPFDGLIIEWNQGLHLPQTLAPLEQWIRDKEKNLEGVTKYLTTFKTPLQLTIAMLVIAVIPAIGEETLFRGILQRNLSYWTGNVHVGVWLAAALFSAIHVQFLGFFPRMLLGALFGYLYVSSGNLWVPILAHFVNNGFTVAMVYLFQRKMVPVDIESTESVPVLGALVSGVVTLGFLYYFRQANKQ, encoded by the coding sequence ATGCAACCCTTTTCTATACCCGAACGCCCGTTATCGCGGCCGCCTACGCTTGGTGGCCTGATAATGTTAGTCGGTTTTGTGCTGATCGGTGGGGTCATCAGTACGCTTTTGCTGTTCGGTCTCCTGATGGTCGTCAAGGGGATAGGTCCTACTCAAGCGCAGGCTTACTTAACCGAATTGGCGGCCAATCCGCAGGCTGTACCTACCGGCTGGTACGAACTTATGTTTCTGCAAGCCGTCAATCACCTCGGTACGTTTCTTCTACCGTCGCTCGGCTACTGGTATTTAACGGAGCGTCGAACCTGGGATCAGTTCAACGCCCGTCCTATCTCGGCGGTGGCCGGGATTGGGTTGGTTTCCTTGATCGTGATTGCGTTTATGCCCTTCGACGGGCTCATCATCGAATGGAACCAGGGACTGCATCTTCCCCAAACCCTAGCTCCGCTGGAACAGTGGATTCGGGACAAAGAAAAGAATCTGGAAGGCGTCACCAAATACCTTACAACGTTTAAAACACCCCTGCAACTGACCATAGCCATGCTGGTCATCGCGGTTATTCCGGCCATTGGTGAAGAAACCCTTTTTCGAGGTATTCTACAACGCAACCTCAGCTACTGGACTGGCAACGTCCACGTGGGCGTCTGGCTGGCAGCGGCCTTGTTCAGTGCAATTCATGTGCAGTTTCTGGGCTTTTTTCCCCGCATGTTGCTAGGCGCTTTGTTTGGCTACCTGTATGTCTCGTCGGGAAATCTATGGGTACCTATCCTGGCTCACTTCGTTAACAATGGCTTTACGGTAGCGATGGTTTACCTTTTCCAGCGTAAGATGGTGCCGGTAGACATCGAAAGCACCGAGTCGGTGCCGGTGTTGGGAGCCTTAGTCTCGGGTGTTGTCACCCTTGGTTTTTTGTACTACTTCAGGCAGGCCAATAAGCAATAA
- a CDS encoding carboxypeptidase-like regulatory domain-containing protein, which produces MRQSLKHILLGLSLLVLSGLFTDTFAQGQDRQVTFTGFLTGGRNNDPLPGAYIYIPKAGKGVLSAPNGYFALPVFPGDSVIFSYVGFRTQYHIIPSRLADLTYSAVVALQEDVKTLAEVKVYPYATEELFKDAFVNLKLPDEKERENLAKNTSPEAIMRQAATMPMGALANHQNFVNQQFFGRESVIGRSQTPTFSFTNPFAWANFIRSVKRGDLKNKEWRSELNKAPRENVSRKDLLQSN; this is translated from the coding sequence ATGAGGCAATCGCTAAAACATATACTTCTTGGGTTAAGCCTACTGGTTCTTTCGGGCCTGTTTACGGATACGTTTGCGCAGGGGCAAGACCGGCAGGTGACATTTACGGGCTTCCTGACTGGCGGGAGGAACAACGATCCGCTACCGGGTGCTTACATCTACATTCCCAAAGCAGGTAAAGGAGTTCTGTCGGCTCCAAATGGGTATTTTGCGTTACCCGTGTTTCCGGGCGATAGCGTGATTTTCAGTTACGTTGGTTTCCGGACGCAATACCATATTATTCCCTCGCGACTTGCGGATTTGACGTATTCGGCGGTGGTGGCCCTTCAGGAAGATGTAAAGACGCTGGCGGAGGTAAAAGTATACCCTTACGCTACGGAGGAGTTGTTTAAAGATGCATTTGTGAACCTTAAGCTTCCCGACGAAAAAGAGCGGGAAAACCTGGCAAAAAACACAAGTCCGGAAGCCATCATGCGGCAGGCAGCCACCATGCCTATGGGCGCGCTGGCCAACCACCAGAACTTTGTCAACCAACAGTTCTTTGGGCGGGAATCCGTTATTGGCCGCAGTCAAACACCGACCTTCTCATTCACGAACCCATTCGCCTGGGCTAACTTTATTCGATCCGTCAAACGAGGGGATCTTAAAAACAAGGAGTGGCGCAGCGAACTCAATAAAGCCCCCCGGGAAAACGTCTCCCGAAAAGATTTGTTGCAATCGAATTAA
- a CDS encoding helix-turn-helix domain-containing protein, producing MQTLPIHLDLFALIILLGVAQGVFLGAFFLTGERRKSLANRCLGLFTLAISAICGEIFLNYTNYTFRVLWTGDLAEPFNFVLGPLFYFFVFSRLWYRLPKHWLWHLIPFAIWLANSVTWIYQPTEFKYNSYVDSQHPELPYIHAKPYLNEDFTGLRPYINEMTLLSCLVYAVVALLTIRNASQQQANWHRSTGLTSLRTLSWLFALVPLLIILIKPQFYHDVGDYLLATYIAITIYTTSYLVMQGSDFLHSKPASVSDPLPVASEPVVEPKKKYEKSALSEEVEEAVLARISRLLEMEQPYLESDLSLPKLADRLNTSPHHLSQLLNDRLGQTFFDWLATHRIAEAQRLLNDPATANLKIDEIAERVGYNSPSAFHTAFKRLTNQTPAQYRALLRTSTTGS from the coding sequence ATGCAGACTCTTCCTATACACCTCGATCTGTTTGCGCTCATTATTTTGCTGGGTGTCGCGCAGGGCGTTTTTCTGGGTGCGTTCTTTTTGACGGGGGAACGGCGTAAGAGCCTGGCAAATCGCTGTCTGGGTTTGTTTACCCTGGCCATATCCGCGATCTGCGGTGAGATATTTCTGAACTACACCAATTATACCTTTCGGGTATTGTGGACCGGCGATCTGGCAGAGCCGTTCAACTTCGTGCTTGGTCCGTTATTTTACTTTTTTGTATTCAGTCGATTGTGGTACCGATTACCCAAGCACTGGCTCTGGCACCTGATTCCGTTTGCCATTTGGCTCGCCAATTCGGTGACGTGGATTTATCAACCTACTGAGTTTAAATACAATTCGTACGTCGATTCGCAGCATCCGGAACTGCCGTATATTCACGCCAAGCCCTACCTGAACGAAGATTTTACCGGGCTTCGACCGTATATCAACGAGATGACTTTGCTGAGTTGCCTTGTCTATGCGGTAGTAGCCTTGTTAACCATCCGGAATGCAAGCCAGCAGCAGGCTAATTGGCATCGGTCTACCGGTCTGACATCCTTGCGTACGCTCAGTTGGCTGTTTGCACTGGTGCCCCTGCTGATCATCCTCATCAAGCCCCAGTTTTACCATGATGTTGGTGACTACCTTCTGGCTACGTACATCGCGATCACGATTTACACGACCAGTTATCTGGTCATGCAGGGATCAGATTTTTTGCACAGCAAACCTGCGTCTGTTTCCGACCCATTGCCTGTAGCGTCCGAACCTGTCGTTGAGCCAAAGAAAAAATACGAAAAGTCGGCCTTATCGGAAGAAGTAGAAGAGGCTGTTCTGGCTCGAATCAGCCGTTTGCTCGAAATGGAACAACCGTATCTGGAAAGTGATTTGTCGCTCCCTAAACTCGCCGACCGGTTGAACACGAGCCCACACCACTTGTCGCAACTGCTGAATGACCGCCTTGGGCAGACCTTTTTCGACTGGCTGGCTACGCATCGGATTGCCGAAGCCCAACGGTTGCTGAATGACCCGGCAACGGCAAATCTGAAGATTGACGAGATCGCGGAACGGGTTGGCTATAATTCCCCGTCGGCGTTCCATACGGCCTTCAAGCGGCTGACCAATCAGACCCCCGCTCAGTACCGCGCTTTGCTGCGTACCAGCACAACCGGATCGTAA